A single genomic interval of Lynx canadensis isolate LIC74 chromosome A2, mLynCan4.pri.v2, whole genome shotgun sequence harbors:
- the SPPL2B gene encoding signal peptide peptidase-like 2B isoform X1: protein MAAAAAAAAAAAVAALARLAAAFLLLAAQVACEYGMVHVVSESGGPRGKDYCILYNPQWAHLPHDLSKASLLQLRDWTASVLCSPPDLPAKGFSNQIPLVARGNCTFYEKVRLAQGGGARGLLIVSRETLVPPGGNKTQYEEIGIPVALLSYKDMLDIFKSFGRSARAALYAPNEPMLDYNMVIIFVMAVGTVALGGYWAGSRDVRKRSMKHKRDDGPEKREDEAVDVTPVMICVFVVMCCSMLVLLYFFYDQLVYVIIGIFCLSSSTGLYSCLSPLVQRLPFGRCRVPDNSLPYFHKRPRVGMLLLALLCLAVSVVWGVFRNEDQWAWILQDALGVAFCLYMLKTIRLPTFKGLRISRRIASQCGGHASDSLALRIPRVGPQGGRRAGPFPRRPPWRCRVNFLLACTLLLLVLFVYDVFFVFITPFLTKSGNSIMVEVATGPSDSATHEKLPMVLKVPRLNASPLALCDRPFSLLGFGDILVPGLLVAYCHRFDIQVQSSRVYFVACTVAYGIGLLVTFMALALMQRGQPALLYLVPCTLMISCALALWRRELGMFWTGSGFAKDLPQSPWAASSADGPQPQTDSDTGLSQPPPGEGLAKCSLPTKQPPASSAPEETGARAPPQEPTSPASRTPEPTGPVGTSA from the exons atggcggcggcggcggcggcggcggcggcggcggcggtggcggcgctGGCGCGGCTCGCGGCGGCCTTCCTGCTCCTCGCGGCCCAG GTGGCCTGTGAGTACGGCATGGTGCACGTGGTCTCCGAGTCAGGGGGCCCCAGAGGCAAGGACTACTGCATTCTCTACAACCCTCAGTGGGCCCACCTGCCCCACGACCTGAGCAAAGCG TCCCTCCTGCAGCTGCGGGACTGGACGGCCTCTGTGCTCTGCTCTCCGCCTGACCTCCCGGCCAAAGGCTTCAGCAACCAGATCCCGCTGGTGGCGCGGGGAAACTGCACCTTCTACGAGAAAGTGCGGCTGGCCCAGGGCGGCGGGGCGCGCGGACTGCTCATCGTCAGCAGGGAGACACTG GTCCCTCCAGGAGGCAACAAGACACAGTACGAGGAGATCGGCATTCCCGTGGCCCTGCTCAGCTACAAAGACATGCTAGACATTTTCAAG AGTTTTGGCCGATCGGCGAGGGCAGCGCTGTATGCCCCCAACGAGCCCATGCTTGACTACAACATGGTCATCATCTTCGTCATGGCCGTCGGCACCGTCGCCCTCGGGGGCTACTGGGCCGGGAGCCGGGACGTGAGGAA AAGGTCCATGAAACACAAGCGGGATGACGGGCCCGAGAAGCGGGAGGACGAGGCCGTGGACGTGACGCCCGTCATGATCTGTGTCTTCGTGGTCATGTGCTGCTCCATGCTGGTGTTGCTGTACTTCTTCTACGACCAGCTCG TCTATGTGATCATAGGGATCTTCTGCCTGTCCTCCTCCACGGGCCTCTACAGCTGCCTGTCTCCACTGGTCCAGAGGCTGCCGTTCGGCAGATGTAG ggtcCCCGACAACAGCCTGCCCTACTTCCACAAGCGGCCTCGGGTCGGCATGCTGCTCCTGGCGCTGCTCTGCTTGGCCGTCAGCGTGGTGTGGGGTGTCTTCCGGAACGAGGACCA GTGGGCCTGGATCCTTCAGGACGCACTGGGCGTCGCCTTCTGCCTCTACATGTTGAAAACCATCCGCCTCCCCACTTTCAAG GGCTTAAGGATCAGCCGCAGGATCGCCTCCCAGTGTGGCGGCCACGCCAGTGACAGCTTGGCGCTGAGGATTCCCCGGGTGGGGCCGCAAGGCGGCCGCAGGGCAGGGCCCTTCCCGAGGCGGCCACCGTGGCGGTGCCGGGTCAACTTCCTGCTG GCCTGCacgctgctgctgctggtgctctTTGTCTACGACGTCTTCTTTGTGTTCATCACGCCCTTTCTGACCAAG AGTGGGAACAGCATCATGGTGGAGGTGGCAACCGGGCCCTCGGACTCGGCCACCCACGAGAAG CTCCCCATGGTCCTGAAGGTGCCCCGACTGAACGCCTCGCCGCTGGCCCTGTGTGACCGGCCCTTCTCCCTCCTGGGCTTCGGGGACATCCTGGTGCCAG GGCTGCTCGTGGCCTACTGCCACAGGTTCGACATCCAGGTGCAGTCGTCCAGGGTCTACTTTGTAGCCTGCACCGTGG CCTACGGGATCGGCCTCCTGGTGACGTTCATGGCGCTGGCCCTCATGCAGCGCGGCCAGCCCGCCCTCCTCTACCTGGTGCCCTGCACGCTGATGATAAGCTGCGCCCTGGCGCTCTGGCGCAGGGAGCTGGGCATGTTCTGGACGGGCAGCGGCTTTGCG AAGGACCTACCTCAGTCTCCTTGGGCGGCGTCTTCAGCCGACGGCCCCCAGCCCCAGACGGACTCAGACACTGGCCTCTCCCAGCCGCCTCCAGGCGAAGGACTGGCCAAGTGCTCCCTGCCCACGAAGCAGCCCCCGGCATCGTCTGCGCCCGAGGAGACGGGGGCCAGAGCACCCCCCCAGGAGCCCACGAGCCCAGCCAGCCGCACCCCTGAACCCACAGGCCCGGTAGGCACCTCGGCCTAG
- the SPPL2B gene encoding signal peptide peptidase-like 2B isoform X3, whose product MAAAAAAAAAAAVAALARLAAAFLLLAAQVACEYGMVHVVSESGGPRGKDYCILYNPQWAHLPHDLSKASLLQLRDWTASVLCSPPDLPAKGFSNQIPLVARGNCTFYEKVRLAQGGGARGLLIVSRETLVPPGGNKTQYEEIGIPVALLSYKDMLDIFKSFGRSARAALYAPNEPMLDYNMVIIFVMAVGTVALGGYWAGSRDVRKRSMKHKRDDGPEKREDEAVDVTPVMICVFVVMCCSMLVLLYFFYDQLVYVIIGIFCLSSSTGLYSCLSPLVQRLPFGRCRVPDNSLPYFHKRPRVGMLLLALLCLAVSVVWGVFRNEDQWAWILQDALGVAFCLYMLKTIRLPTFKGLRISRRIASQCGGHASDSLALRIPRVGPQGGRRAGPFPRRPPWRCRVNFLLACTLLLLVLFVYDVFFVFITPFLTKSGNSIMVEVATGPSDSATHEKLPMVLKVPRLNASPLALCDRPFSLLGFGDILVPGLLVAYCHRFDIQVQSSRVYFVACTVEPTCPVEPDCFESFPDRPACSPLVSPSGGAASLPDGACPCACVSPAMGEPGWGRGCLTTPSPASWAARTGPGSPPRQRRGPVNAPGSTRTTGADLPGVPWGRLCLPTPVATAAGTPPRPLCRP is encoded by the exons atggcggcggcggcggcggcggcggcggcggcggcggtggcggcgctGGCGCGGCTCGCGGCGGCCTTCCTGCTCCTCGCGGCCCAG GTGGCCTGTGAGTACGGCATGGTGCACGTGGTCTCCGAGTCAGGGGGCCCCAGAGGCAAGGACTACTGCATTCTCTACAACCCTCAGTGGGCCCACCTGCCCCACGACCTGAGCAAAGCG TCCCTCCTGCAGCTGCGGGACTGGACGGCCTCTGTGCTCTGCTCTCCGCCTGACCTCCCGGCCAAAGGCTTCAGCAACCAGATCCCGCTGGTGGCGCGGGGAAACTGCACCTTCTACGAGAAAGTGCGGCTGGCCCAGGGCGGCGGGGCGCGCGGACTGCTCATCGTCAGCAGGGAGACACTG GTCCCTCCAGGAGGCAACAAGACACAGTACGAGGAGATCGGCATTCCCGTGGCCCTGCTCAGCTACAAAGACATGCTAGACATTTTCAAG AGTTTTGGCCGATCGGCGAGGGCAGCGCTGTATGCCCCCAACGAGCCCATGCTTGACTACAACATGGTCATCATCTTCGTCATGGCCGTCGGCACCGTCGCCCTCGGGGGCTACTGGGCCGGGAGCCGGGACGTGAGGAA AAGGTCCATGAAACACAAGCGGGATGACGGGCCCGAGAAGCGGGAGGACGAGGCCGTGGACGTGACGCCCGTCATGATCTGTGTCTTCGTGGTCATGTGCTGCTCCATGCTGGTGTTGCTGTACTTCTTCTACGACCAGCTCG TCTATGTGATCATAGGGATCTTCTGCCTGTCCTCCTCCACGGGCCTCTACAGCTGCCTGTCTCCACTGGTCCAGAGGCTGCCGTTCGGCAGATGTAG ggtcCCCGACAACAGCCTGCCCTACTTCCACAAGCGGCCTCGGGTCGGCATGCTGCTCCTGGCGCTGCTCTGCTTGGCCGTCAGCGTGGTGTGGGGTGTCTTCCGGAACGAGGACCA GTGGGCCTGGATCCTTCAGGACGCACTGGGCGTCGCCTTCTGCCTCTACATGTTGAAAACCATCCGCCTCCCCACTTTCAAG GGCTTAAGGATCAGCCGCAGGATCGCCTCCCAGTGTGGCGGCCACGCCAGTGACAGCTTGGCGCTGAGGATTCCCCGGGTGGGGCCGCAAGGCGGCCGCAGGGCAGGGCCCTTCCCGAGGCGGCCACCGTGGCGGTGCCGGGTCAACTTCCTGCTG GCCTGCacgctgctgctgctggtgctctTTGTCTACGACGTCTTCTTTGTGTTCATCACGCCCTTTCTGACCAAG AGTGGGAACAGCATCATGGTGGAGGTGGCAACCGGGCCCTCGGACTCGGCCACCCACGAGAAG CTCCCCATGGTCCTGAAGGTGCCCCGACTGAACGCCTCGCCGCTGGCCCTGTGTGACCGGCCCTTCTCCCTCCTGGGCTTCGGGGACATCCTGGTGCCAG GGCTGCTCGTGGCCTACTGCCACAGGTTCGACATCCAGGTGCAGTCGTCCAGGGTCTACTTTGTAGCCTGCACCGTGG AACCGACCTGTCCTGTGGAGCCCGATTGCTTTGAGAGTTTTCCAGACCGGCCGGCCTGCTCACCTCTGGTCAGCCCTTCCGGAGGAGCAGCGAGCCTGCCCGATGGCGCCTGTCCGTGTGCATGCGTGTCCCCCGCCATgggggagccaggctgggggaggggctgcctgaCGACTCCCTCCCCCGCGTCGTGGGCCGCGCGCACAGGCCCCGGCAGCCCACCCCGGCAGAGGCGAGGCCCTGTAAATGCCCCTGGGAGCACCAGGACGACCGGGGCTGACCTTCCGGGCGTACCTTGGGGTCGCCTGTGTCTTCCCACCCCGGTTGCTACGGCTGCAGGCACGCCCCCTCGTCCCCTTTGCCGGCCCTAA
- the SPPL2B gene encoding signal peptide peptidase-like 2B isoform X5, with the protein MAAAAAAAAAAAVAALARLAAAFLLLAAQVACEYGMVHVVSESGGPRGKDYCILYNPQWAHLPHDLSKASLLQLRDWTASVLCSPPDLPAKGFSNQIPLVARGNCTFYEKVRLAQGGGARGLLIVSRETLVPPGGNKTQYEEIGIPVALLSYKDMLDIFKSFGRSARAALYAPNEPMLDYNMVIIFVMAVGTVALGGYWAGSRDVRKRSMKHKRDDGPEKREDEAVDVTPVMICVFVVMCCSMLVLLYFFYDQLVYVIIGIFCLSSSTGLYSCLSPLVQRLPFGRCRVPDNSLPYFHKRPRVGMLLLALLCLAVSVVWGVFRNEDQWAWILQDALGVAFCLYMLKTIRLPTFKACTLLLLVLFVYDVFFVFITPFLTKSGNSIMVEVATGPSDSATHEKLPMVLKVPRLNASPLALCDRPFSLLGFGDILVPGLLVAYCHRFDIQVQSSRVYFVACTVAYGIGLLVTFMALALMQRGQPALLYLVPCTLMISCALALWRRELGMFWTGSGFAKDLPQSPWAASSADGPQPQTDSDTGLSQPPPGEGLAKCSLPTKQPPASSAPEETGARAPPQEPTSPASRTPEPTGPVGTSA; encoded by the exons atggcggcggcggcggcggcggcggcggcggcggcggtggcggcgctGGCGCGGCTCGCGGCGGCCTTCCTGCTCCTCGCGGCCCAG GTGGCCTGTGAGTACGGCATGGTGCACGTGGTCTCCGAGTCAGGGGGCCCCAGAGGCAAGGACTACTGCATTCTCTACAACCCTCAGTGGGCCCACCTGCCCCACGACCTGAGCAAAGCG TCCCTCCTGCAGCTGCGGGACTGGACGGCCTCTGTGCTCTGCTCTCCGCCTGACCTCCCGGCCAAAGGCTTCAGCAACCAGATCCCGCTGGTGGCGCGGGGAAACTGCACCTTCTACGAGAAAGTGCGGCTGGCCCAGGGCGGCGGGGCGCGCGGACTGCTCATCGTCAGCAGGGAGACACTG GTCCCTCCAGGAGGCAACAAGACACAGTACGAGGAGATCGGCATTCCCGTGGCCCTGCTCAGCTACAAAGACATGCTAGACATTTTCAAG AGTTTTGGCCGATCGGCGAGGGCAGCGCTGTATGCCCCCAACGAGCCCATGCTTGACTACAACATGGTCATCATCTTCGTCATGGCCGTCGGCACCGTCGCCCTCGGGGGCTACTGGGCCGGGAGCCGGGACGTGAGGAA AAGGTCCATGAAACACAAGCGGGATGACGGGCCCGAGAAGCGGGAGGACGAGGCCGTGGACGTGACGCCCGTCATGATCTGTGTCTTCGTGGTCATGTGCTGCTCCATGCTGGTGTTGCTGTACTTCTTCTACGACCAGCTCG TCTATGTGATCATAGGGATCTTCTGCCTGTCCTCCTCCACGGGCCTCTACAGCTGCCTGTCTCCACTGGTCCAGAGGCTGCCGTTCGGCAGATGTAG ggtcCCCGACAACAGCCTGCCCTACTTCCACAAGCGGCCTCGGGTCGGCATGCTGCTCCTGGCGCTGCTCTGCTTGGCCGTCAGCGTGGTGTGGGGTGTCTTCCGGAACGAGGACCA GTGGGCCTGGATCCTTCAGGACGCACTGGGCGTCGCCTTCTGCCTCTACATGTTGAAAACCATCCGCCTCCCCACTTTCAAG GCCTGCacgctgctgctgctggtgctctTTGTCTACGACGTCTTCTTTGTGTTCATCACGCCCTTTCTGACCAAG AGTGGGAACAGCATCATGGTGGAGGTGGCAACCGGGCCCTCGGACTCGGCCACCCACGAGAAG CTCCCCATGGTCCTGAAGGTGCCCCGACTGAACGCCTCGCCGCTGGCCCTGTGTGACCGGCCCTTCTCCCTCCTGGGCTTCGGGGACATCCTGGTGCCAG GGCTGCTCGTGGCCTACTGCCACAGGTTCGACATCCAGGTGCAGTCGTCCAGGGTCTACTTTGTAGCCTGCACCGTGG CCTACGGGATCGGCCTCCTGGTGACGTTCATGGCGCTGGCCCTCATGCAGCGCGGCCAGCCCGCCCTCCTCTACCTGGTGCCCTGCACGCTGATGATAAGCTGCGCCCTGGCGCTCTGGCGCAGGGAGCTGGGCATGTTCTGGACGGGCAGCGGCTTTGCG AAGGACCTACCTCAGTCTCCTTGGGCGGCGTCTTCAGCCGACGGCCCCCAGCCCCAGACGGACTCAGACACTGGCCTCTCCCAGCCGCCTCCAGGCGAAGGACTGGCCAAGTGCTCCCTGCCCACGAAGCAGCCCCCGGCATCGTCTGCGCCCGAGGAGACGGGGGCCAGAGCACCCCCCCAGGAGCCCACGAGCCCAGCCAGCCGCACCCCTGAACCCACAGGCCCGGTAGGCACCTCGGCCTAG
- the SPPL2B gene encoding signal peptide peptidase-like 2B isoform X2 has product MAAAAAAAAAAAVAALARLAAAFLLLAAQVACEYGMVHVVSESGGPRGKDYCILYNPQWAHLPHDLSKASLLQLRDWTASVLCSPPDLPAKGFSNQIPLVARGNCTFYEKVRLAQGGGARGLLIVSRETLVPPGGNKTQYEEIGIPVALLSYKDMLDIFKSFGRSARAALYAPNEPMLDYNMVIIFVMAVGTVALGGYWAGSRDVRKSMKHKRDDGPEKREDEAVDVTPVMICVFVVMCCSMLVLLYFFYDQLVYVIIGIFCLSSSTGLYSCLSPLVQRLPFGRCRVPDNSLPYFHKRPRVGMLLLALLCLAVSVVWGVFRNEDQWAWILQDALGVAFCLYMLKTIRLPTFKGLRISRRIASQCGGHASDSLALRIPRVGPQGGRRAGPFPRRPPWRCRVNFLLACTLLLLVLFVYDVFFVFITPFLTKSGNSIMVEVATGPSDSATHEKLPMVLKVPRLNASPLALCDRPFSLLGFGDILVPGLLVAYCHRFDIQVQSSRVYFVACTVAYGIGLLVTFMALALMQRGQPALLYLVPCTLMISCALALWRRELGMFWTGSGFAKDLPQSPWAASSADGPQPQTDSDTGLSQPPPGEGLAKCSLPTKQPPASSAPEETGARAPPQEPTSPASRTPEPTGPVGTSA; this is encoded by the exons atggcggcggcggcggcggcggcggcggcggcggcggtggcggcgctGGCGCGGCTCGCGGCGGCCTTCCTGCTCCTCGCGGCCCAG GTGGCCTGTGAGTACGGCATGGTGCACGTGGTCTCCGAGTCAGGGGGCCCCAGAGGCAAGGACTACTGCATTCTCTACAACCCTCAGTGGGCCCACCTGCCCCACGACCTGAGCAAAGCG TCCCTCCTGCAGCTGCGGGACTGGACGGCCTCTGTGCTCTGCTCTCCGCCTGACCTCCCGGCCAAAGGCTTCAGCAACCAGATCCCGCTGGTGGCGCGGGGAAACTGCACCTTCTACGAGAAAGTGCGGCTGGCCCAGGGCGGCGGGGCGCGCGGACTGCTCATCGTCAGCAGGGAGACACTG GTCCCTCCAGGAGGCAACAAGACACAGTACGAGGAGATCGGCATTCCCGTGGCCCTGCTCAGCTACAAAGACATGCTAGACATTTTCAAG AGTTTTGGCCGATCGGCGAGGGCAGCGCTGTATGCCCCCAACGAGCCCATGCTTGACTACAACATGGTCATCATCTTCGTCATGGCCGTCGGCACCGTCGCCCTCGGGGGCTACTGGGCCGGGAGCCGGGACGTGAGGAA GTCCATGAAACACAAGCGGGATGACGGGCCCGAGAAGCGGGAGGACGAGGCCGTGGACGTGACGCCCGTCATGATCTGTGTCTTCGTGGTCATGTGCTGCTCCATGCTGGTGTTGCTGTACTTCTTCTACGACCAGCTCG TCTATGTGATCATAGGGATCTTCTGCCTGTCCTCCTCCACGGGCCTCTACAGCTGCCTGTCTCCACTGGTCCAGAGGCTGCCGTTCGGCAGATGTAG ggtcCCCGACAACAGCCTGCCCTACTTCCACAAGCGGCCTCGGGTCGGCATGCTGCTCCTGGCGCTGCTCTGCTTGGCCGTCAGCGTGGTGTGGGGTGTCTTCCGGAACGAGGACCA GTGGGCCTGGATCCTTCAGGACGCACTGGGCGTCGCCTTCTGCCTCTACATGTTGAAAACCATCCGCCTCCCCACTTTCAAG GGCTTAAGGATCAGCCGCAGGATCGCCTCCCAGTGTGGCGGCCACGCCAGTGACAGCTTGGCGCTGAGGATTCCCCGGGTGGGGCCGCAAGGCGGCCGCAGGGCAGGGCCCTTCCCGAGGCGGCCACCGTGGCGGTGCCGGGTCAACTTCCTGCTG GCCTGCacgctgctgctgctggtgctctTTGTCTACGACGTCTTCTTTGTGTTCATCACGCCCTTTCTGACCAAG AGTGGGAACAGCATCATGGTGGAGGTGGCAACCGGGCCCTCGGACTCGGCCACCCACGAGAAG CTCCCCATGGTCCTGAAGGTGCCCCGACTGAACGCCTCGCCGCTGGCCCTGTGTGACCGGCCCTTCTCCCTCCTGGGCTTCGGGGACATCCTGGTGCCAG GGCTGCTCGTGGCCTACTGCCACAGGTTCGACATCCAGGTGCAGTCGTCCAGGGTCTACTTTGTAGCCTGCACCGTGG CCTACGGGATCGGCCTCCTGGTGACGTTCATGGCGCTGGCCCTCATGCAGCGCGGCCAGCCCGCCCTCCTCTACCTGGTGCCCTGCACGCTGATGATAAGCTGCGCCCTGGCGCTCTGGCGCAGGGAGCTGGGCATGTTCTGGACGGGCAGCGGCTTTGCG AAGGACCTACCTCAGTCTCCTTGGGCGGCGTCTTCAGCCGACGGCCCCCAGCCCCAGACGGACTCAGACACTGGCCTCTCCCAGCCGCCTCCAGGCGAAGGACTGGCCAAGTGCTCCCTGCCCACGAAGCAGCCCCCGGCATCGTCTGCGCCCGAGGAGACGGGGGCCAGAGCACCCCCCCAGGAGCCCACGAGCCCAGCCAGCCGCACCCCTGAACCCACAGGCCCGGTAGGCACCTCGGCCTAG
- the SPPL2B gene encoding signal peptide peptidase-like 2B isoform X6: protein MAAAAAAAAAAAVAALARLAAAFLLLAAQVACEYGMVHVVSESGGPRGKDYCILYNPQWAHLPHDLSKASLLQLRDWTASVLCSPPDLPAKGFSNQIPLVARGNCTFYEKVRLAQGGGARGLLIVSRETLVPPGGNKTQYEEIGIPVALLSYKDMLDIFKSFGRSARAALYAPNEPMLDYNMVIIFVMAVGTVALGGYWAGSRDVRKRSMKHKRDDGPEKREDEAVDVTPVMICVFVVMCCSMLVLLYFFYDQLVYVIIGIFCLSSSTGLYSCLSPLVQRLPFGRCRVPDNSLPYFHKRPRVGMLLLALLCLAVSVVWGVFRNEDQWAWILQDALGVAFCLYMLKTIRLPTFKGLRISRRIASQCGGHASDSLALRIPRVGPQGGRRAGPFPRRPPWRCRVNFLLACTLLLLVLFVYDVFFVFITPFLTKSGNSIMVEVATGPSDSATHEKLPMVLKVPRLNASPLALCDRPFSLLGFGDILVPGLLVAYCHRFDIQVQSSRVYFVACTVAYGIGLLVTFMALALMQRGQPALLYLVPCTLMISCALALWRRELGMFWTGSGFAVNTRLL, encoded by the exons atggcggcggcggcggcggcggcggcggcggcggcggtggcggcgctGGCGCGGCTCGCGGCGGCCTTCCTGCTCCTCGCGGCCCAG GTGGCCTGTGAGTACGGCATGGTGCACGTGGTCTCCGAGTCAGGGGGCCCCAGAGGCAAGGACTACTGCATTCTCTACAACCCTCAGTGGGCCCACCTGCCCCACGACCTGAGCAAAGCG TCCCTCCTGCAGCTGCGGGACTGGACGGCCTCTGTGCTCTGCTCTCCGCCTGACCTCCCGGCCAAAGGCTTCAGCAACCAGATCCCGCTGGTGGCGCGGGGAAACTGCACCTTCTACGAGAAAGTGCGGCTGGCCCAGGGCGGCGGGGCGCGCGGACTGCTCATCGTCAGCAGGGAGACACTG GTCCCTCCAGGAGGCAACAAGACACAGTACGAGGAGATCGGCATTCCCGTGGCCCTGCTCAGCTACAAAGACATGCTAGACATTTTCAAG AGTTTTGGCCGATCGGCGAGGGCAGCGCTGTATGCCCCCAACGAGCCCATGCTTGACTACAACATGGTCATCATCTTCGTCATGGCCGTCGGCACCGTCGCCCTCGGGGGCTACTGGGCCGGGAGCCGGGACGTGAGGAA AAGGTCCATGAAACACAAGCGGGATGACGGGCCCGAGAAGCGGGAGGACGAGGCCGTGGACGTGACGCCCGTCATGATCTGTGTCTTCGTGGTCATGTGCTGCTCCATGCTGGTGTTGCTGTACTTCTTCTACGACCAGCTCG TCTATGTGATCATAGGGATCTTCTGCCTGTCCTCCTCCACGGGCCTCTACAGCTGCCTGTCTCCACTGGTCCAGAGGCTGCCGTTCGGCAGATGTAG ggtcCCCGACAACAGCCTGCCCTACTTCCACAAGCGGCCTCGGGTCGGCATGCTGCTCCTGGCGCTGCTCTGCTTGGCCGTCAGCGTGGTGTGGGGTGTCTTCCGGAACGAGGACCA GTGGGCCTGGATCCTTCAGGACGCACTGGGCGTCGCCTTCTGCCTCTACATGTTGAAAACCATCCGCCTCCCCACTTTCAAG GGCTTAAGGATCAGCCGCAGGATCGCCTCCCAGTGTGGCGGCCACGCCAGTGACAGCTTGGCGCTGAGGATTCCCCGGGTGGGGCCGCAAGGCGGCCGCAGGGCAGGGCCCTTCCCGAGGCGGCCACCGTGGCGGTGCCGGGTCAACTTCCTGCTG GCCTGCacgctgctgctgctggtgctctTTGTCTACGACGTCTTCTTTGTGTTCATCACGCCCTTTCTGACCAAG AGTGGGAACAGCATCATGGTGGAGGTGGCAACCGGGCCCTCGGACTCGGCCACCCACGAGAAG CTCCCCATGGTCCTGAAGGTGCCCCGACTGAACGCCTCGCCGCTGGCCCTGTGTGACCGGCCCTTCTCCCTCCTGGGCTTCGGGGACATCCTGGTGCCAG GGCTGCTCGTGGCCTACTGCCACAGGTTCGACATCCAGGTGCAGTCGTCCAGGGTCTACTTTGTAGCCTGCACCGTGG CCTACGGGATCGGCCTCCTGGTGACGTTCATGGCGCTGGCCCTCATGCAGCGCGGCCAGCCCGCCCTCCTCTACCTGGTGCCCTGCACGCTGATGATAAGCTGCGCCCTGGCGCTCTGGCGCAGGGAGCTGGGCATGTTCTGGACGGGCAGCGGCTTTGCGGTGAATACCCGTTTGCTATGA
- the SPPL2B gene encoding signal peptide peptidase-like 2B isoform X7, which produces MAAAAAAAAAAAVAALARLAAAFLLLAAQVACEYGMVHVVSESGGPRGKDYCILYNPQWAHLPHDLSKASLLQLRDWTASVLCSPPDLPAKGFSNQIPLVARGNCTFYEKVRLAQGGGARGLLIVSRETLVPPGGNKTQYEEIGIPVALLSYKDMLDIFKSFGRSARAALYAPNEPMLDYNMVIIFVMAVGTVALGGYWAGSRDVRKRSMKHKRDDGPEKREDEAVDVTPVMICVFVVMCCSMLVLLYFFYDQLVYVIIGIFCLSSSTGLYSCLSPLVQRLPFGRCRVPDNSLPYFHKRPRVGMLLLALLCLAVSVVWGVFRNEDQWAWILQDALGVAFCLYMLKTIRLPTFKACTLLLLVLFVYDVFFVFITPFLTKSGNSIMVEVATGPSDSATHEKLPMVLKVPRLNASPLALCDRPFSLLGFGDILVPGLLVAYCHRFDIQVQSSRVYFVACTVAYGIGLLVTFMALALMQRGQPALLYLVPCTLMISCALALWRRELGMFWTGSGFAVNTRLL; this is translated from the exons atggcggcggcggcggcggcggcggcggcggcggcggtggcggcgctGGCGCGGCTCGCGGCGGCCTTCCTGCTCCTCGCGGCCCAG GTGGCCTGTGAGTACGGCATGGTGCACGTGGTCTCCGAGTCAGGGGGCCCCAGAGGCAAGGACTACTGCATTCTCTACAACCCTCAGTGGGCCCACCTGCCCCACGACCTGAGCAAAGCG TCCCTCCTGCAGCTGCGGGACTGGACGGCCTCTGTGCTCTGCTCTCCGCCTGACCTCCCGGCCAAAGGCTTCAGCAACCAGATCCCGCTGGTGGCGCGGGGAAACTGCACCTTCTACGAGAAAGTGCGGCTGGCCCAGGGCGGCGGGGCGCGCGGACTGCTCATCGTCAGCAGGGAGACACTG GTCCCTCCAGGAGGCAACAAGACACAGTACGAGGAGATCGGCATTCCCGTGGCCCTGCTCAGCTACAAAGACATGCTAGACATTTTCAAG AGTTTTGGCCGATCGGCGAGGGCAGCGCTGTATGCCCCCAACGAGCCCATGCTTGACTACAACATGGTCATCATCTTCGTCATGGCCGTCGGCACCGTCGCCCTCGGGGGCTACTGGGCCGGGAGCCGGGACGTGAGGAA AAGGTCCATGAAACACAAGCGGGATGACGGGCCCGAGAAGCGGGAGGACGAGGCCGTGGACGTGACGCCCGTCATGATCTGTGTCTTCGTGGTCATGTGCTGCTCCATGCTGGTGTTGCTGTACTTCTTCTACGACCAGCTCG TCTATGTGATCATAGGGATCTTCTGCCTGTCCTCCTCCACGGGCCTCTACAGCTGCCTGTCTCCACTGGTCCAGAGGCTGCCGTTCGGCAGATGTAG ggtcCCCGACAACAGCCTGCCCTACTTCCACAAGCGGCCTCGGGTCGGCATGCTGCTCCTGGCGCTGCTCTGCTTGGCCGTCAGCGTGGTGTGGGGTGTCTTCCGGAACGAGGACCA GTGGGCCTGGATCCTTCAGGACGCACTGGGCGTCGCCTTCTGCCTCTACATGTTGAAAACCATCCGCCTCCCCACTTTCAAG GCCTGCacgctgctgctgctggtgctctTTGTCTACGACGTCTTCTTTGTGTTCATCACGCCCTTTCTGACCAAG AGTGGGAACAGCATCATGGTGGAGGTGGCAACCGGGCCCTCGGACTCGGCCACCCACGAGAAG CTCCCCATGGTCCTGAAGGTGCCCCGACTGAACGCCTCGCCGCTGGCCCTGTGTGACCGGCCCTTCTCCCTCCTGGGCTTCGGGGACATCCTGGTGCCAG GGCTGCTCGTGGCCTACTGCCACAGGTTCGACATCCAGGTGCAGTCGTCCAGGGTCTACTTTGTAGCCTGCACCGTGG CCTACGGGATCGGCCTCCTGGTGACGTTCATGGCGCTGGCCCTCATGCAGCGCGGCCAGCCCGCCCTCCTCTACCTGGTGCCCTGCACGCTGATGATAAGCTGCGCCCTGGCGCTCTGGCGCAGGGAGCTGGGCATGTTCTGGACGGGCAGCGGCTTTGCGGTGAATACCCGTTTGCTATGA